A genomic stretch from Halichoerus grypus chromosome 7, mHalGry1.hap1.1, whole genome shotgun sequence includes:
- the GLRX2 gene encoding glutaredoxin 2 isoform X1 — protein MSWRSAALLGTRLVRSGSSSAGRLGGAAGAAASGMGSNTSSSLGKSATVPVNQIQETISDNCVVIFSKTSCSYCTMAKKLFHDMNVKYKVVELDMLEYGSQFQDALYKMTGEKTVPRIFINGTFIGGATDTHRLHKEGKLLPLVHQCYLKKSKRKEF, from the exons ATGTCTTGGCGCAGCGCGGCGCTGCTTGGGACGAGGCTGGTTCGGAGCGGGAGCAGTTCGGCGGGCCGGCTCGGCGGGGCAGCAGGAGCTGCGGCCTCTGG gaTGGGGAGCAACACATCATCATCTTTGGGGAAGTCAGCAACTGTTCCTGTGAATCAGATTCAA GAAACAATTTCTGATAATTGTGTGGTGATTTTCTCAAAAACATCTTGTTCTTACTGTACAATGGCAAAAAAACTTTTCCATGACATGAATGTTAAGTATAAAGTGGTGGAATTGGACATGCTTGAATATGGAAGTCAATTTCAAGATGCTCTCTACAAAATGACTGGTGAAAAAACT GTACCAAGAATATTTATCAATGGAACTTTTATTGGAGGTGCAACTGACACTCATAGGCTTCACAAAGAAGGGAAATTGCTTCCACTAGTTCatcagtgttatttaaaaaaaagtaagaggaaaGAATTTTAG
- the GLRX2 gene encoding glutaredoxin 2 isoform X2, with protein sequence MGSNTSSSLGKSATVPVNQIQETISDNCVVIFSKTSCSYCTMAKKLFHDMNVKYKVVELDMLEYGSQFQDALYKMTGEKTVPRIFINGTFIGGATDTHRLHKEGKLLPLVHQCYLKKSKRKEF encoded by the exons aTGGGGAGCAACACATCATCATCTTTGGGGAAGTCAGCAACTGTTCCTGTGAATCAGATTCAA GAAACAATTTCTGATAATTGTGTGGTGATTTTCTCAAAAACATCTTGTTCTTACTGTACAATGGCAAAAAAACTTTTCCATGACATGAATGTTAAGTATAAAGTGGTGGAATTGGACATGCTTGAATATGGAAGTCAATTTCAAGATGCTCTCTACAAAATGACTGGTGAAAAAACT GTACCAAGAATATTTATCAATGGAACTTTTATTGGAGGTGCAACTGACACTCATAGGCTTCACAAAGAAGGGAAATTGCTTCCACTAGTTCatcagtgttatttaaaaaaaagtaagaggaaaGAATTTTAG